The following are encoded in a window of Chitinophagaceae bacterium genomic DNA:
- a CDS encoding alpha-galactosidase — MRVLFIISCLSLSFTSIAQRIELPTARFMTGDDISYSYPATDESKWKDIKSTIVWDAQGYENYNGYAWYRFHIILPTTLKTNSLWKDSLRIFLAKIDDVCEVYLNGTKIGRSGSFPEDKEGYITTWNKKQEYHVAIRNQFLNWGGENLLAVRVYDGGGAGGIFGGTPCISMLDLIDGIEINNHSPVEFLSKGRAKKIITLTNGFNQGITGTLHYSVIDAGNDKAEKHSIPVSITPNGKFTIAIPIALAERNNIVYEFEESNTHKTIRLTEIIPYILTPRPSPLPKINGAKVFGIRPNAPFLFKIPATGKKPLQYSVEHLPPGLKVDAATGIITGSIKTAGDYKMNLIVKNSLGTDKRLFTVKCGDLLALTPPMGWNSWNCWGLSVSDAKLKISAQAMIDKGLIDHGWTYMNIDDGWEAEQRNDKGEIVSNKKFPDMKKTGDWLHRKGLKFGIYSSPGTKTCGGYLGSYQHEKQDADSYAAWGIDYLKYDWCSYEAEYRNEKDTSLAAFKKPYAIMQAALQSQNRDIVYSLCQYGMKDVWKWGAAVNGNCWRTTGDIEDSWESLVSIGFNQTSQYSYAGPGRWNDPDMMIVGQVGWGENLHPTRLTPDEQYTHMSLWSLLSAPLLIGCDLGKLDGFTLNLLTNDEVIAVDQDPLGNQARRLLKTDTYQVWMKELDDGSKAIGIFNLSDKDDVVRFYWNELGLSNNQKVRDLWRQKDIGNFSTMFSTNVASHGVTLIRTFN, encoded by the coding sequence ATGAGAGTATTGTTTATTATCTCTTGCCTTTCACTTTCATTCACATCAATTGCACAGAGAATTGAACTGCCCACTGCGAGGTTCATGACGGGCGATGATATAAGCTACAGTTACCCGGCAACAGACGAAAGCAAATGGAAGGATATAAAGTCAACCATTGTCTGGGATGCCCAGGGCTATGAAAATTATAATGGCTATGCCTGGTACCGGTTTCATATCATTTTACCAACCACATTAAAAACGAACTCTTTATGGAAAGATTCGCTGCGGATCTTCCTGGCAAAGATCGATGACGTGTGCGAAGTATACCTCAATGGAACAAAGATCGGGCGGTCAGGTTCCTTTCCGGAAGATAAAGAGGGATACATCACTACCTGGAATAAAAAACAGGAATACCATGTAGCCATCCGCAACCAGTTTTTGAATTGGGGAGGGGAAAACCTGCTGGCCGTAAGGGTTTATGACGGGGGTGGCGCCGGCGGAATCTTTGGCGGAACACCCTGTATCAGCATGCTGGACCTCATAGATGGCATTGAGATCAACAACCACTCCCCCGTTGAATTCCTGTCTAAGGGCAGGGCAAAAAAAATTATTACACTGACCAATGGCTTTAACCAGGGAATCACCGGTACACTTCATTACTCGGTCATTGATGCAGGGAATGATAAAGCAGAGAAACATTCCATCCCGGTAAGTATTACACCAAACGGCAAATTCACTATTGCCATTCCCATAGCACTGGCGGAAAGAAATAATATCGTTTATGAATTTGAAGAAAGCAATACGCATAAAACGATCCGGCTTACAGAGATCATCCCATACATATTAACACCTCGCCCTTCGCCATTGCCAAAAATAAATGGCGCAAAGGTCTTTGGTATCCGGCCCAATGCACCTTTTCTTTTTAAAATCCCGGCAACCGGGAAAAAACCTTTACAATACAGCGTTGAGCATTTACCCCCCGGGCTCAAAGTGGATGCCGCCACTGGTATCATAACCGGCAGTATAAAAACGGCTGGCGATTATAAGATGAACCTTATTGTAAAAAACAGCCTGGGCACTGATAAAAGGTTGTTCACCGTAAAATGCGGTGACCTGCTTGCGCTTACACCGCCGATGGGCTGGAATAGCTGGAACTGCTGGGGACTAAGCGTAAGTGATGCAAAACTGAAGATATCAGCACAGGCCATGATCGATAAAGGACTGATCGACCATGGCTGGACCTATATGAATATTGATGACGGCTGGGAAGCTGAACAAAGAAATGATAAAGGAGAGATCGTTTCCAACAAAAAATTCCCTGACATGAAGAAAACAGGTGACTGGTTACACCGGAAAGGATTGAAATTCGGAATTTACTCATCGCCGGGTACAAAAACATGTGGAGGCTATTTAGGAAGCTATCAACATGAAAAACAGGATGCGGATTCGTATGCCGCCTGGGGAATTGATTATTTGAAATACGACTGGTGCAGTTACGAAGCGGAATACAGGAATGAAAAAGATACCAGCCTGGCCGCTTTCAAAAAACCATATGCCATTATGCAGGCTGCATTGCAAAGCCAGAACCGGGATATTGTTTACAGTCTTTGTCAATATGGAATGAAGGATGTGTGGAAATGGGGAGCTGCCGTAAATGGTAATTGCTGGCGAACCACAGGTGATATTGAAGACAGCTGGGAAAGCCTGGTGAGTATCGGGTTCAATCAAACCAGTCAATATTCATATGCAGGGCCCGGGAGATGGAATGACCCCGACATGATGATCGTAGGGCAGGTTGGATGGGGCGAAAACCTGCACCCGACAAGATTAACACCGGACGAACAATATACGCACATGAGCCTCTGGAGCCTGCTCAGCGCTCCGTTACTGATCGGTTGCGACCTGGGAAAACTGGATGGTTTTACCCTGAATTTATTGACGAACGATGAAGTGATCGCTGTGGACCAGGATCCGCTGGGTAATCAGGCCCGCCGGTTATTGAAAACAGACACGTACCAGGTCTGGATGAAAGAACTGGATGATGGTTCCAAAGCGATCGGTATTTTTAACCTGTCGGATAAAGACGATGTGGTTCGTTTCTATTGGAACGAACTAGGACTTTCCAACAACCAAAAAGTAAGAGACCTATGGCGGCAAAAGGACATCGGAAATTTTTCAACCATGTTTTCAACCAACGTTGCTTCTCATGGTGTAACATTGATAAGAACATTTAATTAA